One Archangium violaceum genomic window, TCAGGAAGCGGGGTCCGAGCAGCAGCTCCACCGAGCTCGGCTGATCCACCAGGGGAACACTTCCCCGCACGTTCAGCTCCCAGCGAAGCCGCCGCCCCACCGTGGCCACTGCCGCCCCGAAACGTACTTCGTTGCCAATATCAGCCTGCTGATAGGGCGCGGTGCTCGAGGTCTGGAGCAACGGCCGCACCAACCCCTGGGCCTCCAACGCCAGGCGGAACCAGCCGAAGCGCCGGCCCACCATGACCCGCGGGGTGTAGCTCGGTTTCCCATCGCTCGCGAGCAGGGAGGCGCTCGCGAACGGCAGGCCCACCCCGACCCCCAGCGCCACGTCCAGCGGCATTCCCGCCACCTGGGACAGCAGTGACACGCGAGCACTCAGCGAGGGCGTGGCGATGCCGTACTCCGCCAGCGGCGCGATGCCCTCCGCGCGCAGGTCATCACCTCGCTGGAGCGCCACCAGGGGTATCTGCGCCCCCAATTCGAGCCAGCGGACCGGAGACCACGCGGCCGCCAGATGGGTGGTGACCCGGTGGCCAACCGCCGCCACCCGCTTGTTGCCACGGGCCATCACCAGCGGGTGGTGTTGGTAGTGCCCCATCGCCGACAGACGCAACTCGCCCGCTGGCAACAACTCCCCCGTCCCCACCAGCAGCGAACCCGCGGCCCCCGGATTCAAATCCAGACGCTCCAGATCGAAGTCCGGCAGCACCTGCGGCTCACGTGCGAGCGCCCCGCCCCCGATCAGGAGGAGCCCCATCAGCCACATGCGCATAACGGGTCCATGACTGCTCATACGCCCCCCCCCAACATTGCGTGTCTCAGGCCTACGTCCGTCTGCTCACCAGACCCGTTCCACTGATGAAACCATCCATGCGGAACGGAGCGTCGAGCCCGGCGGAGAAGCCCCATGATGTTGGTACAGGAACTTCCTCGTCCACATCAAGACACTTCGCCAGAAATACGAGCCCGCCCGCTCTCGAGCGTTTGGAGTCGGACGCCCGCTCCTTTCCGATTCCCAGAACCCAAGAAGAAAGGACTGAAAATACCGAGCGGCATCGTCTATTTCCGTCCGCGGCGTACAGCGGTCACTGAGTGACCGACAATACCAGTATTTACGTGCGTCCTGGAATCAAGCGCGGGTGCAGAGGCCATACATCCTGGAGAGGATTTCAGCCGGCTAGCCCGCGGCCCTGACGTGCTTCTGGTATTCCGTGCCGTCGGGGACCAGGGATGTCCGTTCGCGGTAGACGACAAGGTTCTCCGCGCGCGCTTGTTCCGCGGAGTCCGGTGTGCGGAGTTGCCAGCGCCGGGTTTCGGCATTTCCCGCGGCGAACAGCGGGAGCAGCGATGTGACCGACGAGGGAGGAATACCCAGAGCATCGGCGACCGCGTCGCCATGGAAACTCCGGGTCAGGGCATTGAACAGTTCTCGCGCCACGGGCTGCGTGAAGGGAGAGCCCGGAACGGCGCATGTCGCCTCCACGGTGGCATCCAGCAGCGCCGTGGCCAGGGCTCGCGTGTTCTCGTCCAGCGGAGAGAGGGTGGAGTCGACCAACTCCAGCAATGCCTCGGCCTCGGTATGGTTGTGCAGGGGCAGGAAGAAACCCTCGTCCAGGCCCAACAGGTAACCGACGTACCACCAGTGCCGGTAGAGGGCCTCTTGCTGCGCCTCGGTGATGGCGATCCCGACCTTCTCCAAGGCACGGAAGGGAACCACGGTGAAGTCCAGCCAGGTGCGGGCGACGTCGGTCTGGTTGATGGGGACACCCCACCGCTCGTAATCCCAGCCGCGTTCGAGCGCGGTGGCACGCACCCGGGCGTGCAGCAGGCGGACCTGAACGGTCTGGACGTATCCGGGCGCACCACGCACCAGACCACCAGGGAGCATGCTCTGGATGCGCCAGACGCCGGTCTCCAGCAGCCGCCTCGGCGCCATGGTGGCGAGCTGCCCGGTCTGCATCAGCAGCCGGGCGATGGCCGGCGAGCTGTAGGTATGCACCAGCGAGCCGAGGGAGAAGGCGAGGTCGCTCCAGAGCGGAGGAATGGACAGGGACACGACGTCGCCCTGGCTCAACGCCTCGCGGTCGACCCACTCGGGAATGGTCTCGAGCTGGCGCAGCAGCGCGGCGATGGCCGGCGGAGGGTTCTTCAGGCTGTCCAGACCGTCCGCGAGGCCCGCGTTGAGCATCTGCCTCCCGGCCTGGCCCAGCGCATCCAACTCGGCGATCACCGCGTCCGCCAGCGGATCGCCCACGGCGAGCATGCGCGCCATGAAGTCCGCCCTCTCACCATGCCGGGCACGCGCGGCCCCGAAGTTGACCAACCTGCCAGCAATCCCAACATCCCGTTCCGTCGCACTCATGAAGATCTCCATTCCGGTCCGTAAGCGGCGACCGGGCGCTCCGGTGCCATCTGGGGACCTCTCGCCATCCTGGTGCACCGCTGGTACAGCGACCGGCCGGACTCCTGGACGATCGTCCAGTTCGTCTAACGCTCGAACTGGACGATCGTCAAGTGAATGACTGGACGATCGTCCAGCCCATGGACCAGACGGACATCCAGGACGGAGGGATGGGATTGGGGTGTAATGAGGGGGAATGACGACCCCTGCCATGGAACGAACGCGTGAGCGCATGATCCGCACCGCGCTCGAGCTGTTCTCGGAACACGGCTACGAAGGCACGTCCATCCAGATGATCGCCACGGCCATGGAGCTGTCGAAGGCGGCCGTGTCCTACCACTTCCGCACGAAGGAGGATCTCCTGGCGGCCGTGGCGGAGCCGGCGTTCACGGACCTGGGACGGTTCCTGGATGAGACGGAGGCCGAGCCCAGGAAGGCGGTGCGAAGACGTCTGGCGCTCAGCGGCTACGTGTCGCTGCTGGTCAAGCACCGTGGGCTCCTGGCCCTGCTGGAGCAGGATCCGATCGCGGCGGCCAGCCCCGTCATCAGCGAGAAGATGACGCTCTTCGCCGAACGCATCAGACATCTCTTCGAGAGTGACGCCCCCGACAACGCGGAGCTGGTGTATCTGGCGGTCACGCTCGGCGGGTTGCGCAATGCGGCGGCTTGGTTCCCCCATCTCTCCGACGAGGAACTGAACCAGCACCTGCTGGCGACCGCCGAGCAAATCCTCGGGCGCACCGCGCCGCGAACGACCCGATAGCGTGACCCGTCAGGGTCCGGGACTCGCCCGTGCTCACGTTCCACAGCCGCACCACCTTGTCCTCGCCCGCGGAGGCGAGGTGCCCGCCGTCGGGAGAGAACGCGAGCCGCCACACCTTCGCGCCGTGTGCGCCGAGCCTCTGTCCCTTTCCCGAGGAGGGCGCCCACAGCCACACCCCACCGTTCTCGTCCGCCGAGGCGAGGCGCTGGGGTCCGCGCAGCACGCGGGGCTCTCCGGTCGCGAGATCCCAGAGGATCGCGGTCCGGTCGGCGCTGGCTGCGGCGAGGTAACGCCCATCCGAGGTGACGTCCAGGCTGTTGACGAGCCCTTCGTGATGGTGGAGGTCCCTGGCCTGTCCCGTGACGGAGCTCCGCAGCCGGCTCACCC contains:
- a CDS encoding oxygenase MpaB family protein, with the protein product MSATERDVGIAGRLVNFGAARARHGERADFMARMLAVGDPLADAVIAELDALGQAGRQMLNAGLADGLDSLKNPPPAIAALLRQLETIPEWVDREALSQGDVVSLSIPPLWSDLAFSLGSLVHTYSSPAIARLLMQTGQLATMAPRRLLETGVWRIQSMLPGGLVRGAPGYVQTVQVRLLHARVRATALERGWDYERWGVPINQTDVARTWLDFTVVPFRALEKVGIAITEAQQEALYRHWWYVGYLLGLDEGFFLPLHNHTEAEALLELVDSTLSPLDENTRALATALLDATVEATCAVPGSPFTQPVARELFNALTRSFHGDAVADALGIPPSSVTSLLPLFAAGNAETRRWQLRTPDSAEQARAENLVVYRERTSLVPDGTEYQKHVRAAG
- a CDS encoding TetR/AcrR family transcriptional regulator, whose product is MERTRERMIRTALELFSEHGYEGTSIQMIATAMELSKAAVSYHFRTKEDLLAAVAEPAFTDLGRFLDETEAEPRKAVRRRLALSGYVSLLVKHRGLLALLEQDPIAAASPVISEKMTLFAERIRHLFESDAPDNAELVYLAVTLGGLRNAAAWFPHLSDEELNQHLLATAEQILGRTAPRTTR